Below is a window of Leishmania major strain Friedlin complete genome, chromosome 29 DNA.
CTGAATGCCCCTTTTATTTTCTGTTGTCTCCTGTGCCTCCaccttttctctcctctctcttctatcccccgcgtgcgtgtgtgtgtcatcCCCTTTTCTACTTCTCTCTGCTTCACCCTCTTTCCACTCCGTACAAGCCACAAGGAGGAAACACAAACGTCTTGCGAATCGCGCGACGCTCGGACTGAAACAACGAAACGCAACGTCTACAGCGGTCGCTGGATGTTGGCAATCACAGGCAACTTTCTCGCTTTCTTTTGTTTCCTTCAGCTGTCTCTATATCTTTCGTTCTTGTTCGTTCTGTCGTTGTTCTTCTCGTTCGCTTCCCTGTCCCCTACCCTCTGGTCTACAGTGATCCTTCATCGCTGCGCGAACACGCAttgctgcacgcacacgtccaATCCAAAATACTTTCGCCTGCTTCCATAGCAAAGAGAAAAGACTTTACGGAGGGCCAATCAGAAAGGACTTCTCCGTTCTCCTCCTTGCTTCGTGGCGTTTCTTCCTTCCTGCTCTCCTCGTTCAGCTCAGAGAATCACCGGTCCGTCAGTAGAAGCCCTCGCAACGCAGTAGGCGGCAGCTTCTTTTTGGTCATTTCAGCATTGCCGACCGCGTCGCCATAGAGTCGGCCTCTACTCCCGAGATGCGTCTTTCTACCTCGTCGCATTGTCATAGGCGCGACAAGGAGCGAAACTCGAATAAGACTCACTCCGACCCTAGATGGCGCTGGAACCGACAAACagccccgccgctgcttaGCCCCAGCAACAAGCGATCGTGTGGCCGACTTTTAACGGCCTTTGAGACTCCCTTCTCGCACTTGGAGGATTCGACTCGCTTAGCGGTAGGGAacgctcccccctcccgaTTCCCCACGACTACAGCGGCCGACGGCACTCACACCGCGTCACACGCCGTTGGTTCCAAGGTTCCGATTCCATCCACACCGTTTGGCCAGTGCTCCATGCTCGCGCACGAAGCGCTCAGCAACCTCCTGGAGATCGGTGCTCATGCGGGCAGGCACCAGCACCCGACCAGGAGCGGCCGAAAAGCGAACGCCAAGTCCAGCCCTCTTTTCCCAACAACTGTAGCGCCAACCCCCACTTCCGCTACATGGACAGATGCAGCGCAAGACGCGGCCTTCCCTTCAACACCGTGTCTCGACATGGTTACTGTACCTAGCGCATCTCCCAAGCCAAAGCGCGCGGAGAGTATCGACGCCGCGACCACGCTTCTTTACGTGCCGCTGACGTTTTCACTTACCTTAATCCCACCTCCCCGGCCGCAGGATGTCGGCAAGCTCGTGGTTGTGTTAGATCTCGACGAGACTCTTGTGTATAGCCGCGACAACACCGTCTATAAGCGTCCTGGTGTGGTACAGCTGCTGAGGACGCTGAAGGGCAAGTGTGAGGTTATTGTGTGGACGGCCGGAACGCGAGAGTACGCACTGGATGTGATTCGCACCATCGACTCGGTTTGCGCCGTGCAGTACTGCGTCTACCGCCACCCCATGTGGTGGACGGGCGACATAGGTTGCACAAAGGACCTTCGTCTGTTAGGCCGCCCCATGGATCGAGTACTCCTCGTAGACAACACCCCCAGCGTGTTCCGTGCAAACCCGCTCAACTCTCTTCTCGTCGAGGACTTTATTGTGCCACACCCGAGAGCGTACAACGCACAGGAGAAGACGCTGTTGGTGTTGGCTGACATCTTCGAGCATGTGTTCCGCCGTTTCACCTCGCCATGCATCGCCGACGTGCTGGCGAGCAAGCGTATCAGCCGGCAAGCCATCCGACTGGAGCGGGGCGAATTTGTGGATCTCAACGTCCTCACCCCTATTTGAAACGTGGATGTGGTGTAAACCATTGCCGTGTGATCGCCATGCTTGCCTTTCATAGCTTCACCGGGGGGAGGGTACAACTGTGCCATCCTCTGTGTCGGGCCTTCCTCCTGGGCTGTGTACCATCTTGTGATGTTTTGCTTGCGCTCtccgctccttctcttttctctccttATCacggcgtgcgtgtatgtgtacggCTGTGTGCGAGAGCTTGACTGCCTGCTGGGAGGTTGCTGTGTTGCTGCGTGATGTGAGGTCCAATTGGCCTTAAACCCTCGTCCACTGTAGTATCTTCCCGTCTTCAGCGCCGGCTGTGCATTTCTCCTATGCATTCCCTTTCCAGTGGAGGGGTTTCGGGGGTTCACCTCTgcgcactctctctttcaCTTTTGAGCATGTGCGTGTTTTTTTTCCTCATGTTCCTTGTACTACTGCTACTACTTCCAATTCgatcgtttttttttgttgtatTTTGTTTGTTCGCTGTTTGTGTTTTCGCCAttgcccccctctccacttCTCGACGCCCTCACCGACAACACTGCTCTCTCCCTTAGCTCGTCTCTTTTCACTACCTCCGATCTCTGCTGGGGCTTGGTGCGACGACTCTTGTCGCTGAACTAAAGAGAAAAGCCAAAACAAACACCATCTGGCGCATCTgaacccctccccctcacttGCCCGAAGGGCCTTGTTTTTGTCGTACCATTGCTTCACTTACAATGCCCTAacgtggtgctgctcgcgttttttttgctttcctTCCGTCCGTTCTGTCTCTTCCTTCCCCTTTTTTACAGCCCgctccccccaccctccacATAAGCTTTgcctcttttcttttcccttCGATTCCTCGTTTGGATGGGTGCACCGTACCGAGAGCAGAACTGATGTCCatctccttttccttccccctctctttgtt
It encodes the following:
- a CDS encoding conserved hypothetical protein (previous protein_id=AAZ09697.1), giving the protein MVTVPSASPKPKRAESIDAATTLLYVPLTFSLTLIPPPRPQDVGKLVVVLDLDETLVYSRDNTVYKRPGVVQLLRTLKGKCEVIVWTAGTREYALDVIRTIDSVCAVQYCVYRHPMWWTGDIGCTKDLRLLGRPMDRVLLVDNTPSVFRANPLNSLLVEDFIVPHPRAYNAQEKTLLVLADIFEHVFRRFTSPCIADVLASKRISRQAIRLERGEFVDLNVLTPI